From the Lepidochelys kempii isolate rLepKem1 chromosome 2, rLepKem1.hap2, whole genome shotgun sequence genome, one window contains:
- the SNX10 gene encoding sorting nexin-10 isoform X3, translating to MTPKHEKQEFVTVLVRDPRIQKEDSWHSHINYEIFIHTNSMCFTRKTSCVRRRFREFVWLRQRLQKNAVLLQLPELPSKTPFFNMNNPHHVDHRRQGLQEFLEKILQNALLLSDSRLHLFLQTQLSPEDIEACVSGQTKYSVADAIHKFASLKRRFPIEEEERKRGKNDADSDSESSSSGLGHTSDDSISHRCKASTVPEES from the exons ATGACCCCAAAACATGAAAAACAG GAATTTGTAACCGTCCTGGTACGGGACCCTAGGATACAGAAGGAAGACTCTTGGCATTCACATATAAACTATGAGATATTCATTCAT ACAAATAGCATGTGCTTTACAAGGAAAACATCTTGTGTTAGACGACGCTTTCGAGAATTTGTATGGCTGCGGCAGAGACTTCAGAAGAATGCTGTGCTACT ccaatTACCTGAACTTCCATCTAAAACTCCCTTTTTTAATATGAATAATCCCCATCATGTGGACCATCGTCGACAGGGCCTACAAGAATTTCTTGAGAA gatccTACAAAATGCATTATTGCTTTCGGACAGTAGACTTCACCTCTTCTTACAGACTCAGCTAAGTCCAGAAGATATTGAGGCTTGTGTATCTGGACAGACAAAATATTCCGTTGCTGATGCGATTCATAAGTTTGCCTCTTTGAAACGACGTTTTCCtattgaagaggaagagagaaaaagaggaaaaaatgatgCAGATTCTGATTCAGAGAG TTCATCCTCCGGGCTTGGACACACCAGTGATGACAGCATTTCACATAGATGTAAAGCAAGCACAGTCCCCGAAGAATCCTGA
- the SNX10 gene encoding sorting nexin-10 isoform X2, whose amino-acid sequence MSESDHEMSEFEILRQGRNESIRTWEPTLWMPWDWSTHRGKMEFVTVLVRDPRIQKEDSWHSHINYEIFIHTNSMCFTRKTSCVRRRFREFVWLRQRLQKNAVLLILQNALLLSDSRLHLFLQTQLSPEDIEACVSGQTKYSVADAIHKFASLKRRFPIEEEERKRGKNDADSDSESSSSGLGHTSDDSISHRCKASTVPEES is encoded by the exons atgagtgaaagtgatcatgaaatgtcTGAGTTCGAGATTTTAAGGCAAGGAAGAAATGAGAGCATAAGGACATGGGAACCAACTCTGTGGATGCcttgggactggagcacccacaggggaaaaatg GAATTTGTAACCGTCCTGGTACGGGACCCTAGGATACAGAAGGAAGACTCTTGGCATTCACATATAAACTATGAGATATTCATTCAT ACAAATAGCATGTGCTTTACAAGGAAAACATCTTGTGTTAGACGACGCTTTCGAGAATTTGTATGGCTGCGGCAGAGACTTCAGAAGAATGCTGTGCTACT gatccTACAAAATGCATTATTGCTTTCGGACAGTAGACTTCACCTCTTCTTACAGACTCAGCTAAGTCCAGAAGATATTGAGGCTTGTGTATCTGGACAGACAAAATATTCCGTTGCTGATGCGATTCATAAGTTTGCCTCTTTGAAACGACGTTTTCCtattgaagaggaagagagaaaaagaggaaaaaatgatgCAGATTCTGATTCAGAGAG TTCATCCTCCGGGCTTGGACACACCAGTGATGACAGCATTTCACATAGATGTAAAGCAAGCACAGTCCCCGAAGAATCCTGA
- the SNX10 gene encoding sorting nexin-10 isoform X1, producing the protein MSESDHEMSEFEILRQGRNESIRTWEPTLWMPWDWSTHRGKMEFVTVLVRDPRIQKEDSWHSHINYEIFIHTNSMCFTRKTSCVRRRFREFVWLRQRLQKNAVLLQLPELPSKTPFFNMNNPHHVDHRRQGLQEFLEKILQNALLLSDSRLHLFLQTQLSPEDIEACVSGQTKYSVADAIHKFASLKRRFPIEEEERKRGKNDADSDSESSSSGLGHTSDDSISHRCKASTVPEES; encoded by the exons atgagtgaaagtgatcatgaaatgtcTGAGTTCGAGATTTTAAGGCAAGGAAGAAATGAGAGCATAAGGACATGGGAACCAACTCTGTGGATGCcttgggactggagcacccacaggggaaaaatg GAATTTGTAACCGTCCTGGTACGGGACCCTAGGATACAGAAGGAAGACTCTTGGCATTCACATATAAACTATGAGATATTCATTCAT ACAAATAGCATGTGCTTTACAAGGAAAACATCTTGTGTTAGACGACGCTTTCGAGAATTTGTATGGCTGCGGCAGAGACTTCAGAAGAATGCTGTGCTACT ccaatTACCTGAACTTCCATCTAAAACTCCCTTTTTTAATATGAATAATCCCCATCATGTGGACCATCGTCGACAGGGCCTACAAGAATTTCTTGAGAA gatccTACAAAATGCATTATTGCTTTCGGACAGTAGACTTCACCTCTTCTTACAGACTCAGCTAAGTCCAGAAGATATTGAGGCTTGTGTATCTGGACAGACAAAATATTCCGTTGCTGATGCGATTCATAAGTTTGCCTCTTTGAAACGACGTTTTCCtattgaagaggaagagagaaaaagaggaaaaaatgatgCAGATTCTGATTCAGAGAG TTCATCCTCCGGGCTTGGACACACCAGTGATGACAGCATTTCACATAGATGTAAAGCAAGCACAGTCCCCGAAGAATCCTGA